A part of Stegostoma tigrinum isolate sSteTig4 chromosome 6, sSteTig4.hap1, whole genome shotgun sequence genomic DNA contains:
- the dnajb13 gene encoding dnaJ homolog subfamily B member 13 — protein MGQDYYTVLGIIRNATNADIKKAYRKLALKYHPDKSTDPCAEEKFLQIAEAYDVLSDLKKKATYDKFGEEGLKGGIPIEFSETGAWTTGYTFHGNANKIFRDFFGGDNPFADFFDSDGDINLGFGGLQGRGVKKQDPPIEKDLYLSLEDLYHGCMKKIKISRRVMNEDGHTSSIKDKILTIQVKQGWKPGTKIRFPNEGDQGPNNIPADIIFTVKEKQHQWFCRQENDLIFCAPISLAKALTGHTIEIETLDNRFLSIPINDIVHPKYTKVVPGEGMPLSKDPLQKGNLVIQFNIHFPEKLTPAKKKLINQALQV, from the exons GTACCGTAAATTGGCCCTAAAATACCATCCAGACAAAAGTACGGATCCATGTGCAGAAGAAAAGTTCTTACAAATTGCAGAAGCATATGATGTTCTAAGTGATT TAAAAAAGAAAGCGACCTATGATAAATTTGGTGAGGAGGGATTGAAAGGAGGGATTCCCATTGAATTCAGTGAAACTGGTGCTTGGACAACTGGATATACCTTTCATGGAAATGCCAACAAAATCTTCAGGGACTTCTTCGGTGGAGATAATCCGTTTGCAG ATTTTTTTGATTCAGATGGAGACATAAATTTGGGATTTGGAGGGCTACAAGGCCGAGGAGTTAAGAAACAAGATCCCCCTATTGAAAAGGATCTATATTTGTCTTTAGAAGATCTATATCACGGATGCATgaagaagatcaaaatctcacgCAGG GTTATGAATGAAGATGGTCACACTTCAAGCATTAAAGATAAAATCCTGACTATTCAGGTTAAACAAGGCTGGAAACCAGGAACTAAAATCAGATTCCCAAATGAAGGAGACCAG GGTCCAAATAACATTCCAGCAGACATTATATTTACTGTGAAAGAGAAACAGCATCAGTGGTTCTGTCGACAGGAAAATGATCTAATTTtctgtgctccaatttccttggCAAAG GCACTAACAGGTCACACCATTGAAATTGAGACACTTGATAACAGATTTCTCAGCATTCCAATCAATGATATTGTCCA TCCTAAATATACCAAAGTAGTCCCAGGAGAAGGAATGCCTTTATCCAAGGATccattacaaaagggaaatcttGTGATCCAGTTTAACATTCACTTTCCAGAAAAGCTCACACCAGCAAAGAAGAAGTTGATTA